The following proteins are encoded in a genomic region of Hyphomicrobiales bacterium:
- a CDS encoding PHB depolymerase family esterase, which produces MQSYKSRHCWILMRLNYIRLIRAVLIAISLGLAAAQSSQAAECGFNEESLCDVPLGSYYAVEPETDGDAPRPAVIFFHGGSGWGSRIFTVREQMTKDFIARGYVVIAPNGKKRPGSRFGPGWAFIPQFEPHRDDLAFVKEIIKDAGTKFNIDPARILMSGYSIGGSLTSYIACKEPTVAAAFAPVAGGFWRPHPVDCEGPVKLLHTHGWRDQTVPLEGRPLGEVPGGHVEQGDIYQTLNQWRIENECVKYRADKFITDGPFWRRIWTHCAAGTALEFALHPGGHEVPAAWATLAIDWFESVTAQKGTD; this is translated from the coding sequence ATGCAGTCTTACAAGTCACGTCATTGCTGGATCCTCATGCGTTTAAATTACATTCGTCTCATTCGCGCCGTTTTAATTGCGATTAGCCTTGGTCTTGCCGCAGCACAGTCTTCACAAGCCGCCGAGTGCGGCTTTAATGAAGAAAGCCTGTGTGACGTTCCTCTTGGTAGCTATTATGCCGTGGAGCCTGAAACGGACGGTGATGCTCCGCGTCCTGCCGTTATATTCTTTCATGGCGGTAGCGGATGGGGTTCGCGCATATTTACGGTGCGCGAACAGATGACAAAAGATTTTATTGCGCGTGGTTATGTGGTTATCGCACCCAATGGCAAAAAGCGCCCCGGCAGCCGATTTGGTCCAGGCTGGGCTTTTATTCCTCAATTTGAACCCCATCGCGATGATTTGGCATTCGTGAAAGAAATCATCAAAGATGCGGGAACAAAATTTAATATTGATCCCGCACGCATTCTTATGTCCGGCTATTCTATCGGTGGATCATTGACTTCGTATATTGCCTGCAAGGAGCCGACAGTGGCAGCAGCTTTTGCGCCAGTTGCCGGTGGCTTTTGGCGGCCTCATCCTGTTGATTGTGAAGGGCCTGTTAAGCTTCTCCATACCCATGGCTGGCGCGATCAGACAGTTCCACTAGAAGGTAGGCCTTTGGGCGAAGTGCCTGGTGGGCACGTGGAGCAGGGGGATATCTATCAAACTTTAAACCAATGGCGCATTGAAAATGAATGTGTAAAGTACCGAGCTGATAAATTTATCACCGATGGGCCTTTCTGGCGCCGCATCTGGACGCATTGCGCGGCTGGCACAGCACTCGAATTTGCTCTTCATCCTGGTGGTCATGAGGTGCCAGCAGCATGGGCAACTCTTGCCATCGACTGGTTTGAAAGTGTCACGGCACAAAAGGGAACAGATTGA
- the thiC gene encoding phosphomethylpyrimidine synthase ThiC, translating to MNAVTPNVTVGPLPASQKIYKTGKLYPDIKVPMREIQVHPTAGEPNVIVYDSSGPYTDTNVETDIAKGLPRFRESWVEAVGDCERYEGRHVKPEDNGFAKGDKLTQEFPIRNQPFKAKDGKAVTQLAYARAGIITREMEYIAIRENLGREQAAKDAQRDGESFGAEIPDYITPEFVRDEVARGRAVIPANINHPEVEPMIIGRNFLVKINANIGNSAVTSSMEEEVDKMVWATRWGADNVMDLSTGRNIHNIREWIIRNSASPIGTVPIYQALEKVNGIAEDLTWEVYRDTLIEQCEQGVDYFTIHAGVRLHYIPMTVNRVTGIVSRGGSIMAKWCLHHHKESFLYTNFEEICDIMRAYDVTFSLGDGLRPGSIADANDEAQFAELETLGELTDIAWKKDCQVMIEGPGHVPMHKIKENMTKQLEVCKEAPFYTLGPLTTDIAPGYDHITSGIGAAMIGWFGTAMLCYVTPKEHLGLPDRDDVKVGVITYKIAAHAADLAKGHPAAQIRDDAVSRARFEFRWEDQFNLALDPDTAREYHDATLPKDAHKVAHFCSMCGPKFCSMRISHDIRAEAQKEGMEAMAEKFRVGGELYLPLDKAEKIEPAE from the coding sequence ATGAATGCTGTCACACCTAATGTTACTGTTGGGCCATTGCCTGCTTCTCAGAAGATTTACAAAACTGGCAAACTCTATCCTGACATCAAAGTACCGATGCGCGAAATTCAGGTGCATCCAACCGCTGGCGAACCCAATGTCATCGTCTATGATTCATCAGGCCCTTACACCGACACCAATGTAGAAACCGATATTGCCAAAGGCCTGCCGCGTTTTCGTGAAAGCTGGGTAGAAGCCGTGGGTGACTGCGAACGCTATGAAGGCCGCCACGTCAAGCCTGAAGACAATGGCTTTGCCAAGGGTGACAAACTGACCCAGGAATTTCCTATTCGCAATCAGCCGTTCAAGGCAAAAGACGGCAAGGCTGTGACACAGCTCGCTTATGCGCGTGCGGGCATTATCACCCGCGAGATGGAATATATTGCCATTCGCGAAAACCTTGGCCGCGAACAAGCCGCAAAAGATGCGCAGCGTGATGGTGAAAGTTTTGGTGCGGAAATTCCAGATTATATCACGCCGGAATTTGTGCGCGATGAAGTAGCCCGTGGTCGCGCGGTCATTCCCGCCAATATCAACCACCCTGAAGTTGAGCCGATGATTATTGGCCGCAACTTCCTTGTTAAAATCAATGCCAATATCGGCAATTCTGCGGTTACTTCTTCTATGGAAGAGGAAGTTGATAAAATGGTTTGGGCGACCCGCTGGGGTGCTGACAATGTGATGGACCTTTCAACAGGCCGCAACATTCACAATATCCGCGAATGGATTATCCGCAATTCAGCCTCCCCCATCGGCACCGTGCCGATTTATCAGGCGCTTGAGAAAGTAAACGGCATTGCCGAAGACCTAACATGGGAAGTCTACCGCGACACATTGATCGAACAATGCGAGCAGGGCGTTGACTATTTCACCATCCATGCCGGTGTTCGCTTGCATTATATCCCAATGACAGTGAACCGCGTCACAGGCATTGTCTCACGCGGCGGCTCTATCATGGCAAAATGGTGCCTGCACCATCATAAAGAAAGCTTCCTCTACACAAACTTTGAGGAAATCTGCGACATCATGCGTGCTTATGATGTGACCTTCTCACTCGGAGACGGCCTGCGCCCTGGTTCGATTGCGGATGCCAATGATGAAGCGCAATTTGCAGAATTGGAAACCCTTGGCGAGCTAACTGACATCGCATGGAAAAAAGATTGTCAGGTCATGATTGAAGGCCCCGGTCATGTGCCGATGCACAAAATCAAAGAGAATATGACCAAGCAACTTGAGGTTTGCAAAGAAGCGCCGTTTTATACACTCGGCCCTCTCACAACCGATATTGCACCGGGTTATGACCACATCACATCCGGCATTGGTGCTGCGATGATTGGTTGGTTTGGTACGGCGATGCTTTGTTATGTCACCCCTAAAGAGCACCTTGGTCTGCCAGATCGTGATGATGTTAAAGTTGGTGTGATTACCTATAAAATTGCTGCCCATGCCGCTGACCTAGCAAAGGGCCATCCTGCGGCTCAAATTCGCGATGATGCCGTATCACGGGCGCGTTTTGAATTCCGCTGGGAAGATCAGTTTAATCTTGCTCTCGACCCAGATACAGCGCGCGAATATCACGATGCAACGCTGCCAAAAGATGCTCATAAGGTGGCTCACTTCTGCTCCATGTGTGGTCCTAAATTCTGCTCAATGCGAATTTCTCACGACATCCGCGCTGAAGCACAGAAAGAGGGCATGGAAGCCATGGCGGAGAAATTCCGTGTTGGCGGCGAGCTATATTTGCCGCTCGACAAAGCGGAGAAAATTGAACCTGCTGAGTAA
- the dapE gene encoding succinyl-diaminopimelate desuccinylase — protein sequence MTVLKPDPIKIAQKLIRCPSVTPAEAGALDYLEDVLKDAGFETFRVPFGGGDTYEVDNLYARFGSRAPHFCYAGHTDVVPVGDADAWTCDPFGAEIIDGKLYGRGAEDMKASVAAFTAAAIQFIRENLDFGGSISLLITGDEEARAINGTVKLIEWAHQRGEAIDACIVGEPTNSEMIGTTIKNGRRGSLNGSISVEGIQGHVAYPERTKNPITIGLPLLSALANEPFDDGSANFPPTNLEFSSVDVGNSATNVVPAKLTARFNVRFNDHWTIDSLEAEIIRRLKTAAPEGAHYNLDIVRPVSDVFLTKADDLIAPLQDAIKEVTGRTADLSTAGGTSDARFIKNYCPVVEFGLVFNTLHQVDEHTPVEDINTLTRVYQAFLKRYFDGS from the coding sequence ATGACTGTTTTAAAACCTGATCCAATCAAGATTGCACAAAAGCTTATTCGCTGCCCTTCTGTAACACCAGCAGAGGCAGGGGCACTCGACTATCTTGAAGATGTACTCAAAGATGCTGGCTTTGAAACGTTTCGCGTCCCTTTCGGCGGCGGCGACACCTATGAAGTTGATAATCTTTATGCCCGTTTTGGGTCTCGCGCACCGCATTTTTGTTATGCTGGTCACACAGACGTTGTTCCAGTGGGCGATGCTGATGCGTGGACATGTGACCCTTTCGGCGCCGAAATTATAGACGGTAAATTATATGGCCGTGGCGCAGAAGACATGAAGGCAAGCGTTGCCGCCTTCACCGCCGCCGCGATCCAGTTCATTCGCGAAAATCTTGATTTTGGCGGGTCAATTTCTCTCCTTATCACAGGCGATGAAGAAGCCCGTGCCATTAACGGCACGGTCAAACTCATCGAATGGGCACATCAGCGCGGTGAGGCGATTGATGCTTGTATTGTCGGAGAGCCAACCAATTCTGAGATGATCGGTACGACTATCAAAAATGGTCGAAGAGGCAGCCTTAATGGGTCAATCAGCGTTGAAGGCATACAAGGTCATGTTGCCTATCCCGAGCGCACGAAAAACCCGATAACCATCGGCTTGCCTTTATTAAGCGCGCTTGCAAATGAGCCATTTGATGATGGAAGTGCGAATTTTCCACCCACCAATCTCGAATTTTCAAGCGTTGATGTGGGCAATTCGGCCACCAATGTCGTGCCAGCAAAATTGACCGCGCGGTTTAATGTGCGCTTCAATGATCATTGGACAATAGACAGCCTTGAAGCTGAAATTATACGCCGATTGAAAACAGCAGCACCAGAAGGCGCGCACTACAACCTTGATATCGTCAGACCTGTGTCAGATGTCTTTTTAACGAAGGCAGATGATCTGATTGCTCCCTTGCAAGATGCGATTAAAGAAGTGACAGGCAGGACGGCGGATCTTTCAACGGCAGGCGGCACATCCGATGCTCGTTTCATTAAAAACTATTGCCCAGTGGTGGAGTTCGGCCTTGTGTTCAATACATTGCATCAGGTTGATGAGCACACCCCCGTTGAAGACATCAATACATTGACCCGTGTTTATCAGGCTTTTTTAAAGCGTTATTTCGACGGTTCCTGA
- a CDS encoding formyltransferase family protein, with protein MAHTSVRLSFDARGSRLLKEEKTKKAVLLLMSELDAGFFANQLKQTAPDTLFWHMQSLAQLDETSKLPDVSMRLIAFCSGTVVTRQIIERLDFNCFNFHPGPPERPGYMPAPYAIRDGARDYGVTFHYMTPKVDEGEIIQVMRFPIDGDQNQEEIETNAYKALLTMVIQRAADLADISFRFEPCNIHWSGKKTTRADLAALESNGLQKM; from the coding sequence ATGGCACATACTAGCGTTAGATTATCGTTTGATGCAAGAGGCTCGCGACTATTGAAAGAAGAAAAGACAAAAAAGGCCGTTCTGCTTTTGATGAGTGAACTGGATGCTGGCTTTTTTGCCAACCAACTAAAGCAAACTGCTCCTGATACATTGTTCTGGCATATGCAATCTTTGGCGCAGCTTGATGAAACATCAAAGCTACCTGATGTCTCAATGCGGCTTATCGCTTTTTGTTCTGGTACAGTTGTGACCAGACAGATCATTGAGCGACTTGATTTCAATTGCTTCAATTTTCATCCAGGCCCACCAGAGCGCCCCGGCTATATGCCAGCTCCCTATGCCATTCGTGATGGCGCGCGCGACTATGGTGTGACCTTTCATTACATGACACCCAAGGTCGATGAAGGGGAGATTATTCAGGTGATGCGCTTTCCAATTGATGGAGATCAGAACCAAGAAGAAATTGAAACCAATGCTTATAAAGCGCTTTTAACGATGGTGATCCAACGTGCAGCGGACCTTGCAGATATTAGTTTTCGGTTTGAACCATGCAACATTCATTGGTCGGGCAAGAAAACCACACGCGCGGACTTGGCTGCTCTCGAATCAAATGGATTGCAAAAGATGTAA
- the dapD gene encoding 2,3,4,5-tetrahydropyridine-2,6-dicarboxylate N-succinyltransferase — MSHADLQATIEKAFDERDAINTETQGPVREAVQEALNLLDAGKARVAEKSGNDWIVNQWLKKAVLLSFSLNDMAPITGGPDGATWWDKVPSKFNGWGEAEWKANSFRAVPGCVVRHSAYIAPSVVVMPSFVNLGAYVDTGTMVDTWVTVGSCAQIGKNVHLSGGVGIGGVLEPLQAGPVIIEDNCFIGARSEVVEGVIIREGSVLSMGVFISASTKIIDRKTGEVFIGEVPAYSVVVPGALPGKPLPDGTPGPSLYCAVIVKRVDAQTRSKTSINDLLRD; from the coding sequence ATGAGCCACGCTGACCTTCAAGCCACAATTGAAAAAGCCTTTGATGAGCGTGATGCCATCAATACTGAAACACAAGGCCCCGTGCGTGAAGCTGTTCAAGAGGCATTAAACCTCTTGGATGCGGGTAAAGCTCGTGTAGCAGAAAAATCTGGCAATGACTGGATTGTCAACCAATGGTTGAAAAAGGCGGTTCTTTTGTCATTTAGTCTCAATGACATGGCCCCTATTACTGGTGGCCCTGACGGGGCGACTTGGTGGGACAAGGTTCCATCAAAGTTTAATGGCTGGGGTGAAGCCGAATGGAAGGCTAATAGCTTCCGTGCGGTGCCAGGTTGTGTTGTGCGCCATTCCGCCTATATCGCGCCAAGCGTGGTGGTTATGCCGTCTTTCGTTAATCTGGGTGCTTATGTCGATACAGGCACAATGGTTGATACATGGGTGACGGTCGGCTCTTGCGCCCAAATTGGCAAAAATGTTCATCTGTCCGGCGGCGTTGGCATTGGTGGTGTGTTAGAGCCATTGCAGGCGGGTCCTGTTATTATCGAAGATAATTGCTTCATCGGTGCGCGCTCAGAAGTTGTGGAAGGCGTTATTATACGCGAAGGGTCAGTTCTTTCTATGGGCGTGTTCATCAGCGCTTCCACAAAAATTATCGACCGTAAAACAGGCGAAGTCTTTATCGGTGAAGTGCCAGCCTATTCTGTGGTGGTTCCAGGCGCTTTGCCAGGCAAACCTTTGCCAGATGGCACGCCGGGTCCTAGCCTTTACTGTGCAGTGATTGTAAAAAGAGTTGATGCCCAAACGCGCTCAAAAACCAGTATCAACGACCTTCTTCGCGACTAG
- a CDS encoding glutathione S-transferase family protein: MKLYYSPASPFVAKVLIVAHECDLAHKIECVDTKVVPGSPNLEYSAQNPLRQIPALMTDDGVMIYDSFAICDYLIRLADNETLLPVSGPERTKILNLHALCNGATERAVQTRYETFVRPEQFRWPEMIDDNFGRIKGALALLEDNVKAFDGPFDISEAAFVALLRYLDLRFAEIDWRANYPKLVESFDSLNEMRCVQAAYA, from the coding sequence ATGAAACTTTATTATAGCCCCGCATCGCCTTTTGTGGCCAAAGTGCTGATTGTTGCCCACGAATGCGACCTTGCCCACAAGATTGAATGCGTTGATACGAAGGTTGTGCCAGGCAGTCCTAACCTCGAATATAGCGCGCAAAACCCGCTGCGTCAGATACCAGCGCTCATGACAGATGATGGCGTCATGATTTATGATTCATTCGCGATTTGTGATTATCTTATCCGGCTTGCCGATAATGAAACGCTGCTACCTGTGAGTGGCCCAGAGCGGACAAAAATATTAAACTTGCATGCCTTGTGTAATGGTGCCACCGAGCGGGCTGTGCAGACACGCTATGAGACATTTGTACGCCCGGAACAATTTCGCTGGCCTGAGATGATCGACGATAATTTTGGTCGCATAAAGGGTGCGCTCGCGCTTTTGGAAGATAATGTGAAGGCCTTTGATGGCCCTTTCGATATATCGGAGGCTGCCTTTGTTGCTTTGCTTCGCTATCTTGATTTGAGATTTGCAGAGATTGATTGGCGCGCTAATTATCCCAAGCTTGTTGAGTCTTTTGACTCGCTCAACGAGATGAGATGCGTGCAAGCGGCTTACGCTTGA
- a CDS encoding DUF805 domain-containing protein, with amino-acid sequence MRIYFDSNGRISAADFRKYALITSFVGTGAAYLVSIVLFGTYTLPFVPLMPNPDPVHQMLYTLLPLLFSAPLFIKRQHDRNRTPMFFMLYVGMAVGLALFGAGGSTTTHPITQVELKSFVATNVVHAPVTLMGLWLLIECCFLKGVEGANQFGNDPLGNEWY; translated from the coding sequence ATGCGCATCTATTTTGATTCAAACGGCCGCATATCAGCGGCTGATTTTCGTAAATATGCTCTTATCACATCCTTTGTTGGTACTGGTGCAGCCTATTTAGTGTCGATTGTTTTATTCGGTACATATACGTTACCTTTCGTGCCCTTGATGCCAAACCCAGATCCCGTGCATCAAATGCTGTATACATTATTGCCGCTCCTTTTTTCGGCGCCGCTTTTCATCAAGCGTCAACATGACCGCAATCGCACACCAATGTTCTTTATGCTCTATGTTGGTATGGCAGTTGGTCTTGCCCTTTTTGGTGCAGGCGGTAGCACAACGACTCATCCAATCACACAAGTAGAACTCAAGTCTTTCGTGGCCACTAATGTTGTGCATGCACCAGTCACGCTGATGGGACTTTGGCTGCTTATTGAGTGTTGTTTTTTAAAGGGGGTTGAGGGAGCAAACCAATTTGGCAATGATCCGCTTGGCAATGAGTGGTATTGA
- a CDS encoding pyrimidine 5'-nucleotidase, which yields MSDVDLTPFCDVDTWIFDLDNTLYPRSCDLFAQMNVRMTQFIQDLKGLPFDEARIMQKKHYHDYGTTLRGLMKVENINPEDYLNFVHDIDYSPVKPAPDLRAAIDALPGRKMIFTNGDVPHAKRTTDKLGITDLFEHVFDIIAADLVPKPHRDPYEKFIKLANIDPRCAAMFEDLPRNLAVPHEMKMRTVLIQDPPDSTETRQPWEVEITNADHVHFQTSDLTGFLQEVGRQFYSP from the coding sequence ATGAGCGACGTCGACCTGACGCCATTTTGCGATGTTGATACATGGATTTTCGATCTCGATAACACGCTTTATCCGCGCAGTTGTGATCTCTTCGCGCAGATGAACGTGCGTATGACGCAGTTCATTCAAGACCTCAAAGGCTTGCCTTTCGATGAAGCGCGCATCATGCAAAAAAAGCATTACCATGACTATGGCACAACCCTGCGCGGGCTGATGAAAGTGGAGAATATCAATCCGGAAGACTATCTCAATTTTGTCCATGACATCGACTATTCACCGGTCAAGCCAGCGCCTGATCTGCGTGCAGCCATTGATGCTTTACCGGGGCGCAAGATGATTTTCACCAATGGTGACGTGCCACACGCAAAGCGCACCACCGATAAGCTCGGCATTACTGATTTGTTTGAACATGTGTTTGATATTATCGCAGCCGACCTCGTGCCAAAGCCGCATCGCGACCCATATGAAAAATTCATCAAACTAGCGAATATTGATCCCAGATGCGCCGCTATGTTTGAAGATTTGCCACGCAATCTCGCCGTGCCTCACGAGATGAAGATGCGCACGGTCCTTATTCAAGATCCACCAGACAGCACTGAGACCCGGCAGCCGTGGGAAGTAGAAATCACTAATGCGGATCATGTGCATTTTCAAACATCTGATTTGACCGGATTTTTGCAAGAAGTCGGGCGGCAATTTTACTCTCCGTAA
- the argB gene encoding acetylglutamate kinase, whose protein sequence is MTSVSDTPHTEQAHLISQALPFMQRYDGETVVVKFGGNAMGDEALHKAFAQDIALLAQSGVEPIVVHGGGPQIGAMLDQLGLKSEFKGGLRVTTKEMVRVVEMVLAGSINKEIVSSICAEGGYAIGLCGKDGNMVTAQKIHRTERAADSNIEQIIDLGFVGEPKEVDTVLLKMLRMRGIIPVIAPIASSEDQKTYNINADTFAGAIAGAMEAERLLFLTDIEGVMDDDGKLLRELDVATARMMIKRGTISGGMIPKVETCIEALEQGVEGVVILDGRKPHAVLLELFTEHGAGTLITP, encoded by the coding sequence ATGACCAGCGTGAGTGACACCCCCCACACAGAACAAGCCCACCTGATTTCGCAAGCGCTTCCCTTTATGCAGCGCTATGATGGCGAGACTGTTGTGGTGAAATTTGGTGGCAATGCCATGGGCGATGAAGCCCTGCATAAAGCCTTTGCGCAGGATATAGCGCTATTAGCGCAATCTGGCGTGGAACCTATTGTGGTGCATGGCGGCGGGCCGCAAATTGGAGCGATGCTCGACCAATTAGGTTTGAAAAGCGAATTCAAAGGCGGATTGCGGGTTACGACCAAAGAAATGGTGCGTGTGGTTGAAATGGTTCTGGCGGGTTCCATCAACAAGGAAATCGTCTCATCGATCTGCGCCGAGGGAGGTTATGCCATTGGCCTTTGCGGTAAAGACGGCAATATGGTGACCGCCCAAAAAATTCACCGCACAGAACGCGCGGCTGATTCCAATATTGAGCAGATTATTGATCTTGGGTTTGTAGGCGAGCCAAAAGAGGTGGACACGGTTTTGCTGAAAATGCTGCGAATGCGCGGCATTATTCCGGTGATTGCGCCGATTGCGTCAAGTGAAGACCAAAAAACCTATAATATTAATGCGGATACCTTTGCAGGCGCCATTGCCGGTGCCATGGAAGCCGAACGGTTATTGTTCCTCACCGACATCGAAGGCGTGATGGATGATGACGGCAAGCTTCTGCGTGAGCTTGATGTGGCAACAGCCCGCATGATGATAAAGCGCGGCACGATTTCTGGCGGCATGATCCCAAAAGTTGAAACCTGCATTGAAGCACTCGAACAGGGCGTGGAAGGCGTGGTTATTTTGGATGGCCGCAAACCACATGCCGTGCTCTTGGAACTTTTCACCGAGCATGGCGCAGGGACATTGATCACACCATGA
- a CDS encoding LOG family protein yields the protein MAKNVRRSVGKFKSSLADVEKIKQIPDTPQTRAPAYKLAFADDDFLVSEHTRNIRLQLEYLKPELALIEKGINSTVVLFGGARIPEPGGEAWAAKNDIAKKNLEQNSKYYQEARDFAALSSKASLRHDGKEYVVVTGGGPGVMEAGNRGADDVGAASIGLNIVLEHEQAPNAYVTPDLCFNFHYFAIRKMHFLVRARAVAVFPGGFGTMDELFETLTLIQTGRMERVPVLLFGKAFWGRVINLDALAEEGTISPDDVDLFKIVDTASEGWKIVEDFYGE from the coding sequence ATGGCGAAAAATGTTAGGCGCAGTGTTGGGAAATTCAAAAGTTCATTAGCGGATGTAGAAAAAATCAAACAAATTCCGGATACGCCACAAACCCGCGCGCCAGCTTATAAGCTTGCCTTCGCGGATGATGATTTTCTAGTATCCGAACATACCCGCAACATTCGTCTACAACTGGAGTATTTAAAGCCTGAGCTAGCCCTGATCGAAAAAGGGATAAATTCGACAGTTGTGCTATTCGGGGGAGCTCGGATTCCTGAGCCCGGCGGTGAAGCATGGGCTGCTAAAAACGATATCGCGAAAAAGAACCTCGAACAAAATTCAAAATATTATCAAGAAGCACGCGACTTTGCCGCTCTTTCATCGAAGGCATCTCTTCGTCACGATGGTAAAGAATATGTGGTGGTCACGGGCGGCGGGCCTGGTGTGATGGAAGCCGGCAACCGTGGCGCCGATGATGTTGGCGCGGCGTCAATCGGTCTCAACATCGTGCTTGAACACGAACAGGCGCCTAATGCTTATGTGACACCGGACCTGTGTTTCAACTTTCATTATTTTGCTATTCGTAAAATGCATTTTCTTGTGCGCGCGCGAGCCGTCGCCGTCTTTCCAGGTGGTTTTGGCACCATGGATGAATTGTTTGAGACGCTCACTCTTATTCAAACAGGCAGGATGGAGCGCGTGCCTGTACTTTTGTTTGGCAAGGCTTTTTGGGGGCGGGTGATTAATCTTGATGCGCTTGCAGAAGAAGGCACCATTTCGCCTGATGACGTTGATCTTTTCAAAATTGTCGATACAGCCAGCGAGGGTTGGAAAATTGTCGAGGACTTTTACGGAGAGTAA
- a CDS encoding phosphoenolpyruvate carboxykinase, with protein sequence MNIGVQHGIWNKDFAADKAGLESIGTVHWNYGAAELYDRALKNREGELTADGALAVDTGQHTGRSAQDKFIVRDANTEDKIWWDNNKGMEPKHFSLLWQDMIAHAKGMELYAQDLYGGNDIAHRLQTRVFTEYAWHSLFIRNMLVRPQREELENFVPQMTIIDLPSFKADPERHGCRSETFIACDFTRKIVLIVGTSYGGEMKKSVFSLLNYLLPEKGIMPMHCSANVNDEGESAIFFGLSGTGKTTLSADPSRTLIGDDEHGWGADGIFNFEGGCYAKTINLSKEAEPEIYSTTERFGTILENVMIDDETGKPDFDDSSKTENGRCCYPIDFISNASATGQAPQPKNIVMLTADAFGVMPPIARLTPTQAMYHFLSGYTAKVAGTEKGLTEPTATFSACFGAPFMPLHPSVYGSLLRDLIAKHDVTCWLVNTGWTGGAYGVGSRMPIKATRALLSSALDGSLNAADFRTDANFGFEVPTAVEGVDSSILTPRDTWADKQAYDAQSENLVSMFIENFEKFEKHVDISVTSAAPLFSQAAE encoded by the coding sequence ATGAATATTGGCGTTCAACACGGTATTTGGAATAAAGATTTCGCGGCTGATAAAGCAGGCCTTGAAAGCATTGGCACGGTTCACTGGAACTATGGCGCTGCCGAGCTTTATGATCGGGCACTGAAAAACCGTGAAGGTGAGCTAACCGCTGATGGCGCGTTGGCTGTCGATACGGGTCAACACACTGGCCGCTCCGCACAAGATAAATTTATTGTCCGCGATGCAAACACCGAAGATAAAATTTGGTGGGACAACAACAAAGGCATGGAGCCTAAACACTTTTCTCTGCTTTGGCAGGATATGATTGCTCACGCCAAAGGTATGGAGCTTTATGCCCAAGACCTTTACGGCGGCAATGACATCGCTCATCGTTTGCAAACCCGTGTATTCACAGAATATGCTTGGCACTCATTGTTCATTCGCAACATGCTTGTGCGCCCGCAGCGTGAAGAACTTGAGAACTTTGTGCCGCAGATGACAATCATTGATCTGCCAAGCTTTAAAGCGGACCCTGAGCGTCATGGTTGCCGCTCTGAGACATTCATTGCATGTGATTTTACTCGAAAAATTGTGCTTATCGTTGGTACTTCTTATGGCGGCGAAATGAAGAAATCTGTTTTCTCACTTCTCAACTATCTATTGCCAGAAAAAGGCATTATGCCGATGCATTGTTCAGCTAATGTGAATGATGAAGGTGAAAGCGCAATCTTCTTTGGTCTTTCTGGTACGGGCAAAACAACCTTGTCTGCTGACCCTTCCCGTACTCTTATCGGGGATGATGAGCATGGTTGGGGAGCTGATGGTATTTTTAATTTTGAAGGCGGTTGCTACGCGAAAACAATCAATTTATCAAAGGAAGCGGAGCCTGAAATCTATTCAACGACAGAACGTTTCGGGACGATTCTTGAAAACGTGATGATCGATGATGAAACAGGTAAGCCCGATTTTGATGATAGCTCAAAAACCGAAAACGGTCGGTGTTGCTACCCCATTGATTTCATCTCCAATGCAAGTGCGACAGGCCAAGCACCGCAACCCAAAAACATTGTGATGTTAACAGCTGACGCTTTCGGTGTGATGCCTCCGATTGCGCGTTTGACACCGACACAGGCGATGTATCATTTTTTGTCTGGCTATACAGCGAAGGTGGCTGGCACAGAAAAAGGCCTAACAGAACCGACGGCAACATTCTCTGCCTGCTTTGGTGCACCATTCATGCCCTTGCATCCATCGGTTTATGGCTCGCTTCTACGTGATCTGATTGCCAAGCACGATGTAACATGCTGGCTGGTAAATACAGGATGGACAGGTGGCGCTTATGGTGTTGGTTCACGCATGCCGATTAAGGCAACGCGTGCCCTGTTATCATCTGCCCTTGATGGTTCGCTGAATGCTGCTGATTTCCGCACAGACGCAAATTTCGGTTTCGAAGTGCCAACTGCTGTGGAGGGTGTCGACTCATCTATTTTGACGCCGCGTGACACATGGGCTGATAAACAAGCCTATGATGCGCAGTCAGAGAATCTTGTCTCAATGTTCATTGAGAATTTTGAGAAATTTGAGAAACACGTTGATATTTCGGTTACGAGTGCAGCGCCCCTTTTTTCTCAAGCCGCTGAGTGA